In Pseudoduganella albidiflava, a single window of DNA contains:
- a CDS encoding methyl-accepting chemotaxis protein produces the protein MGNFRIGTRLALGFALVLALLAAMTVTGVLRMQGASRLTEELVSQRVQNERLMTEWNTVIEVNAARTIAAFFAPDVTTQKAIEATMAASSKRATEIQDLLGRTLADEDSRRGHAAVMAARKQYTDTRKTMLAAKAAGDMATAQRLYATDLNTTRGAYLGALASLLKTQQAALDVTAAAIQANYAAGRNLLLALGLGATVAGVVVAWRLTRAITAPLRQAVQVAENVSSGDLTSAIDDSRADETGQLMRALKKMNGSLLAIVSQVRNGTETIATAAAEIAAGNLDLSSRTEQQASALQQTAATMEQLTSAVRSNADNAREARTLADGAAAIAGQGGSVVADVVRTMDDINASSGRIVDIIAVIDGIAFQTNILALNAAVEAARAGEQGRGFAVVASEVRALAGRSAAAAREIKELIGDSVQKVQAGSALVDRAGHTMSDIEAAIAKVTQIMTQIADASAQQQDGIEQVNTAITQMDQVTQQNAALVEQAAAAAATMQAQANRLADAVAVFRLDSAEPLRRREDHRGHEQRIALSA, from the coding sequence ATGGGGAATTTTCGTATCGGCACGCGCCTGGCGCTCGGCTTCGCGCTCGTGCTGGCACTGCTGGCCGCGATGACGGTCACCGGCGTGCTGCGCATGCAGGGCGCCAGCCGGCTGACCGAGGAACTGGTCTCCCAGCGGGTTCAAAATGAACGGCTGATGACCGAGTGGAACACCGTCATCGAGGTCAACGCGGCGCGCACCATCGCCGCCTTCTTCGCGCCGGACGTGACCACGCAGAAGGCCATCGAGGCCACGATGGCGGCGTCGTCGAAACGGGCCACCGAAATCCAGGACCTGCTGGGGCGCACGCTGGCCGATGAAGACTCGCGCCGCGGCCACGCGGCCGTGATGGCCGCGCGCAAGCAATACACGGATACGCGCAAGACCATGCTGGCAGCCAAGGCCGCCGGCGACATGGCCACCGCCCAGCGCCTGTATGCCACTGACCTGAATACGACACGCGGGGCCTACCTGGGCGCCCTGGCCAGCCTGCTGAAAACCCAGCAGGCCGCGCTCGACGTCACCGCCGCCGCCATCCAGGCCAACTACGCCGCCGGACGCAACCTGCTGCTGGCGCTGGGCCTCGGCGCCACCGTGGCGGGCGTGGTGGTGGCCTGGCGCCTCACGCGCGCCATCACCGCGCCGCTGCGGCAAGCCGTGCAAGTGGCGGAAAATGTCTCTTCCGGCGATCTCACCAGCGCCATCGACGACTCCCGGGCCGACGAGACGGGCCAGCTGATGCGCGCGCTGAAAAAAATGAATGGCAGCCTGCTGGCCATCGTCAGCCAGGTGCGCAACGGCACCGAGACCATCGCCACCGCCGCCGCCGAGATCGCGGCCGGCAACCTCGACCTGTCGTCGCGCACCGAGCAGCAGGCCAGCGCGCTGCAGCAGACCGCGGCCACGATGGAACAGCTCACGTCGGCCGTGCGCTCGAACGCCGACAATGCGCGCGAAGCCCGCACGCTGGCCGATGGCGCCGCCGCCATCGCCGGGCAGGGCGGCAGCGTGGTGGCCGATGTCGTGCGCACGATGGACGACATCAACGCCTCGTCGGGCCGCATCGTCGACATCATCGCCGTGATCGACGGCATCGCGTTCCAGACCAACATCCTGGCGCTGAACGCGGCCGTCGAAGCGGCGCGGGCGGGGGAGCAGGGCAGGGGCTTCGCCGTCGTGGCATCCGAAGTCCGCGCGCTGGCGGGACGTTCCGCCGCGGCGGCCAGGGAAATCAAGGAACTGATCGGCGACTCGGTGCAGAAGGTGCAGGCCGGCAGCGCGCTGGTCGATCGCGCCGGCCACACCATGAGCGACATCGAGGCCGCGATCGCCAAGGTCACGCAGATCATGACCCAGATCGCCGATGCCAGCGCGCAGCAGCAGGACGGCATCGAGCAGGTCAACACGGCCATCACGCAGATGGACCAGGTGACGCAGCAGAACGCCGCGCTGGTCGAACAGGCGGCGGCTGCGGCGGCGACCATGCAGGCGCAGGCGAACCGGTTGGCCGATGCGGTGGCCGTGTTCCGGCTCGATTCGGCCGAGCCGCTGCGCCGCCGCGAGGATCATCGCGGCCACGAGCAGCGCATCGCCCTGTCCGCCTGA
- a CDS encoding Hcp family type VI secretion system effector, translating into MAIDVYLQIDGIKGESADDRHKDWIECKSVSWGVAQPKSATSSTGGGHTAERCEHQDIMIQKLADLASPVLLQTCSAGRTIPKAKLEFMRADAQGERIKYYEIEIENVLIGAVSPSVEEGDILTESVSLKFSKIRWRYTQQKITGGAGGNTSGGWDLAANRIV; encoded by the coding sequence ATGGCAATTGACGTCTATCTGCAAATTGACGGTATCAAGGGCGAGTCGGCCGACGACCGCCACAAGGACTGGATCGAGTGCAAGTCGGTCAGCTGGGGCGTGGCGCAACCGAAATCGGCCACGTCGTCCACCGGCGGCGGCCACACCGCCGAACGTTGCGAGCACCAGGACATCATGATCCAGAAACTGGCCGACCTGGCTTCGCCCGTGCTGCTGCAAACCTGCTCGGCGGGCCGCACGATCCCGAAGGCCAAGCTCGAGTTCATGCGCGCCGATGCGCAGGGTGAACGCATCAAGTACTACGAGATCGAGATCGAGAATGTGCTGATCGGCGCCGTCTCGCCATCGGTCGAGGAAGGCGACATCCTCACTGAATCGGTGTCGCTGAAATTCTCCAAGATCCGCTGGCGCTATACCCAGCAGAAGATTACCGGCGGCGCGGGCGGCAATACATCCGGCGGCTGGGATCTGGCAGCGAACCGGATCGTCTGA
- a CDS encoding tRNA-uridine aminocarboxypropyltransferase has protein sequence MTTRRAQCPTCLRAASACICHWIRPIESRAALLILQHPMETANAKNSARLLHLCLPGSTLAIGETFEDMEDLLAGPRQPVLLYPETPGDRSLGIAPPPPFGGAAPEQVLLVVLDATWRKSRKMLYLNPALQALPRLALRDVPASHYLIRKAHAPGQLSTLEAAAYALARLEGDDSRFAPLLDAFDGFVGQQQALAAAHRPG, from the coding sequence ATGACGACAAGACGGGCGCAATGCCCCACCTGCCTGCGCGCCGCCAGCGCCTGCATCTGCCACTGGATCCGCCCGATCGAGAGCCGCGCGGCGCTGCTGATCCTGCAGCATCCGATGGAAACGGCGAATGCCAAGAACAGCGCGCGCCTGCTGCACCTGTGCCTGCCCGGCAGCACGCTCGCCATCGGCGAAACCTTTGAAGACATGGAGGACTTGCTGGCGGGGCCGCGCCAGCCGGTGCTGCTGTACCCGGAGACGCCCGGCGACCGCTCGCTCGGCATTGCGCCACCGCCGCCGTTCGGCGGCGCGGCGCCTGAACAGGTGCTGCTGGTCGTGCTCGACGCCACGTGGCGCAAGAGCCGCAAGATGCTGTACCTGAATCCGGCACTGCAGGCGCTGCCACGGCTGGCGCTGCGCGACGTACCGGCCTCGCACTACCTGATCCGCAAGGCACATGCGCCCGGCCAGCTGTCGACACTGGAGGCCGCGGCGTACGCGCTGGCCCGGCTCGAAGGGGATGACAGCCGCTTTGCGCCCTTGCTCGACGCGTTCGACGGCTTCGTCGGCCAGCAGCAGGCCCTGGCCGCCGCGCACCGGCCTGGCTGA
- the tssE gene encoding type VI secretion system baseplate subunit TssE, producing the protein MTACMPGLFDRLLGDRGHGPRLSLEQLKDAVARDLEDLLNTRMALPDEMLERWPECAASILTYGLIDIAGMCLASTADRARICDGLRTTIERHEPRLRSVVARVEQRAGTVNRINFVITGVLHVTGVSEPINFDAVLQPSTLHYSIRRNARGSP; encoded by the coding sequence ATGACTGCCTGCATGCCCGGCCTGTTCGACCGCCTGCTCGGCGACCGTGGCCATGGCCCGCGCCTGTCGCTGGAACAACTGAAGGACGCCGTGGCGCGCGACCTGGAAGACTTGCTGAACACCCGCATGGCGCTGCCGGACGAGATGCTGGAACGCTGGCCGGAATGCGCCGCATCGATCCTCACCTACGGCCTGATCGACATCGCCGGCATGTGCCTGGCCAGTACCGCGGACCGCGCCCGCATCTGCGACGGGTTGCGCACCACGATCGAGCGGCACGAGCCGCGCTTGCGCAGCGTGGTGGCAAGGGTCGAACAGCGGGCCGGCACCGTCAACCGGATCAACTTCGTCATCACCGGCGTGCTGCACGTCACCGGGGTATCGGAGCCCATCAATTTCGACGCCGTGCTGCAGCCGTCCACGCTGCATTACTCGATTCGCCGCAACGCCAGGGGAAGCCCATGA
- the tssC gene encoding type VI secretion system contractile sheath large subunit: protein MSAQPQATALPQAADANRPDRDGMALLDQIVERSKVAKSSAEHERAKDIIGELVSQVLEGTVIVSHNLTATIDARVAELDRLISEQLSAIMHAPAFQKLERSWTGLHYLVRNTTTGTGLKVRMMNATKRELVRDFQSALEFDQSAMFRKIYEEEFGTFGGAPYAALLGDFEISRQPEDMYFVEQMSHVAAAAHAPFITAASPELFGLEGFGDLGKPRDLAKVFDTLEYTKWKTFRESEDSRYVGLTLPRFLGRLPFNPLDGMTVDGFNFVEDVDGTDHQKYLWCNATYAFGAKLTKAFEEFGWCAAIRGVEGGGLVDDLPTHTFKTDEGEIALKCPTEVAITDRREKELSDLGFISLVHCKNTSYAAFFGAQSAQKARRYSTEAANANAVLSSQLQYIFAVSRIAHYMKAMMRDKIGSFASAANVEDFLNRWLMRYVLLDDNASQEQKAQFPLREASVQVHEVPGRPGVYRAVSFLRPHFQLDELTVSLRLVAELPKATS from the coding sequence ATGTCAGCTCAACCGCAGGCAACGGCGTTGCCCCAGGCCGCCGACGCGAACCGTCCCGATCGTGATGGCATGGCGCTGCTGGACCAGATCGTCGAACGCAGCAAGGTCGCCAAGTCCAGCGCGGAGCACGAGCGCGCCAAGGACATCATCGGCGAACTGGTGAGCCAGGTGCTGGAAGGCACGGTGATCGTCTCCCACAACCTGACCGCCACCATCGATGCGCGCGTGGCGGAGCTGGACCGGCTGATTTCCGAGCAGCTGTCCGCCATCATGCATGCGCCGGCCTTCCAGAAGCTGGAGCGGAGCTGGACCGGGCTGCACTACCTGGTGCGCAACACCACCACGGGCACGGGGCTGAAGGTGCGCATGATGAACGCCACCAAGCGCGAGCTGGTGCGCGATTTCCAGAGCGCGCTGGAATTCGACCAGAGCGCCATGTTCCGCAAGATCTACGAAGAGGAATTCGGCACGTTCGGCGGCGCGCCGTATGCGGCGCTGCTGGGTGACTTCGAGATCTCGCGCCAGCCGGAAGACATGTATTTCGTCGAGCAGATGTCGCACGTGGCCGCGGCCGCGCATGCGCCCTTCATCACCGCCGCGTCGCCCGAGCTGTTCGGCCTGGAAGGCTTCGGCGACCTGGGCAAGCCGCGCGACCTGGCCAAGGTGTTCGACACGCTGGAGTACACCAAGTGGAAGACGTTCCGGGAATCCGAGGATTCGCGCTACGTGGGCCTGACGCTGCCGCGCTTCCTCGGGCGCCTGCCATTCAATCCGCTCGACGGCATGACGGTCGACGGCTTCAACTTCGTCGAGGACGTGGATGGCACCGACCACCAGAAGTACCTGTGGTGCAACGCCACCTACGCATTCGGCGCCAAGCTGACCAAGGCCTTCGAGGAATTCGGCTGGTGCGCGGCGATCCGCGGCGTGGAAGGCGGCGGCCTGGTGGACGACCTGCCGACCCACACGTTCAAGACCGACGAAGGCGAAATCGCGTTGAAATGCCCGACCGAAGTGGCCATCACCGACCGGCGCGAGAAGGAACTGTCGGACCTCGGCTTCATCTCGCTGGTCCACTGCAAGAACACCTCGTATGCCGCGTTCTTCGGCGCGCAGTCGGCACAGAAGGCGCGCCGCTACAGCACCGAGGCGGCCAATGCGAACGCCGTGCTGTCGTCCCAGCTGCAGTACATCTTCGCCGTGTCCCGCATCGCGCACTACATGAAAGCCATGATGCGCGACAAGATCGGCAGCTTCGCCTCGGCGGCCAATGTCGAGGACTTCCTGAACCGCTGGCTGATGCGCTACGTGCTGCTGGACGATAACGCCAGCCAGGAACAGAAGGCGCAATTCCCGTTGCGGGAAGCGTCGGTGCAAGTGCATGAAGTACCGGGCCGGCCCGGTGTCTACCGTGCCGTCAGCTTCCTGCGGCCGCATTTCCAGCTCGACGAGCTGACCGTTTCGCTGCGCCTGGTGGCGGAGCTGCCGAAAGCAACCAGTTGA
- a CDS encoding Hsp70 family protein codes for MTPYLVSIDLGTTNTVLAYAAPGAAEVQLLDIDQLTAPGEVHRALLLPSSRYHPAEGELGPKELQLPWLQPDVAGVERFVVGRLARTLGAQVTGRYVASAKSWLSHPGVDRTAPILPWGAPEGVPKVSPVTASASYLAHLRGAWNARFPDHPLEDQRIVLTVPASFDEGARALTLEAARLAGLQGVRLLEEPQAALYDWLYRHRATLAAELADTRLALVADVGGGTTDFSLVQVRMANNEPVLERIGVGNHLILGGDNMDLALAHLAESRLAAPDSQQKLSAGRLAQLTERCRAAKEQLLSAGGPEQANVTLLGSGSRLIGGSRSVALTRADVAQIVVEGFFPLNQDQADARRSRGGIVEFGLPYASDAAVTRHLASFLRQHAQAARAALGIADDTTFPVPDTLLLNGGVFRADVLAQRLADTLTGWRGQQQLGPVKVLHNDNPDVAVARGGVAYSLSRQGMAPSIAGGSARAYYLLLDTDKAPGVKRRAVCILPRGAQPGSEVTLADRTFGLRVGRPVRFHLVSTVADLRHGAGDLADLDPADYVALPAISTVLKTDDTKVPREVPVRLAAALSEVGTLEVHCVEAASGRRWLLEFQLRGEEEAAEPQAEAPPPRFADAVEKIDRIFGSRVLHVESKEVRQLRGQLEQLLGSRERWPTALLRHLFDALMARAKGRRRSPEHERVWLNLAGWCLRPGFGAPLDDWRIAQLWALFDSGAQYFKDGQVRAEWWTLWRRVAGGLSTEMQLRLLDDFAFNLQASAAERGRRPATLVDGGEEDMLRLGASLERIPAAYKAEIGDWMVGTIGKLPVAGPKFDAKAAASFTRYLWALGRVGARKPFHGSAHEVAPVASVEAWLGEILKLDWKKIEPAGFAAAHLARMTGDRSRDIAPALRDEVLRRLTAVGAPPTWSTMVREVVELDQATEQRMLGDALPPGLKLIS; via the coding sequence ATGACGCCCTACCTGGTCAGCATCGACCTCGGCACCACCAACACGGTGCTGGCCTACGCGGCGCCCGGCGCCGCCGAGGTACAACTGCTGGACATCGACCAGCTGACGGCGCCGGGCGAAGTACACCGCGCGCTGCTGCTGCCGTCCAGCCGTTACCACCCGGCCGAAGGCGAACTGGGGCCGAAGGAACTGCAACTGCCATGGCTGCAGCCGGACGTGGCCGGTGTCGAGCGCTTCGTCGTCGGACGCTTGGCCCGCACGCTGGGTGCCCAGGTCACGGGGCGCTACGTGGCCAGCGCGAAAAGCTGGCTGTCGCATCCGGGCGTCGACCGCACGGCGCCGATCCTGCCATGGGGTGCGCCCGAGGGCGTGCCCAAGGTCTCGCCGGTGACCGCCAGCGCCAGCTACCTGGCGCACCTGCGCGGTGCCTGGAATGCCCGTTTCCCCGACCACCCCCTGGAAGACCAGCGCATCGTGCTGACAGTACCCGCGTCGTTCGACGAGGGTGCCCGCGCGCTGACGCTGGAAGCGGCCAGGCTGGCAGGCCTGCAGGGCGTGCGGCTGCTGGAGGAACCGCAGGCGGCGCTGTATGACTGGCTGTATCGTCACCGCGCCACGCTGGCCGCGGAACTGGCGGACACGCGGCTGGCGCTGGTGGCCGACGTGGGCGGCGGCACCACCGACTTTTCGCTGGTCCAGGTACGGATGGCGAACAACGAACCCGTGCTGGAGCGGATCGGCGTCGGCAACCACCTGATCCTGGGTGGCGACAACATGGACCTGGCCCTGGCGCACCTGGCGGAATCGCGCCTGGCCGCGCCGGACAGCCAGCAAAAGCTGTCCGCGGGGCGGCTGGCGCAGTTGACGGAGCGCTGCCGCGCCGCCAAGGAGCAGCTGCTGTCGGCGGGCGGGCCCGAACAGGCCAACGTCACGCTGCTCGGCAGCGGTTCCCGGCTGATCGGCGGCAGCCGGTCGGTGGCGCTGACCCGCGCCGACGTGGCGCAGATCGTCGTCGAAGGCTTTTTCCCGCTGAACCAGGATCAGGCCGATGCGCGCCGTTCGCGCGGCGGCATCGTCGAATTCGGCCTGCCCTACGCCAGCGATGCGGCCGTCACGCGCCATCTCGCCAGCTTCCTGCGCCAGCATGCCCAGGCGGCGCGGGCCGCGCTGGGCATCGCCGACGACACCACGTTCCCGGTGCCGGACACGCTGCTGCTGAATGGCGGCGTGTTCCGTGCCGACGTGCTGGCGCAGCGGCTGGCCGACACGCTGACCGGCTGGCGCGGCCAGCAGCAGCTGGGACCGGTCAAGGTGCTGCACAACGATAATCCGGACGTGGCCGTGGCCCGCGGCGGTGTCGCCTATTCGCTGTCGCGGCAAGGCATGGCGCCGTCGATCGCCGGCGGCTCCGCGCGGGCCTACTACCTGCTGCTCGATACCGACAAGGCGCCGGGCGTGAAGCGCCGCGCCGTCTGCATCCTGCCGCGCGGCGCCCAGCCGGGCAGCGAAGTGACGCTGGCCGACCGCACGTTCGGCCTGCGTGTGGGGCGGCCGGTGCGCTTCCACCTGGTCTCCACCGTGGCCGACCTGCGCCACGGCGCCGGCGACCTGGCCGACCTGGATCCGGCCGACTACGTGGCGCTGCCGGCCATTTCCACCGTGCTGAAGACCGACGACACGAAAGTGCCGCGGGAAGTCCCGGTGCGCCTGGCGGCCGCATTGTCCGAGGTCGGCACGCTGGAAGTGCATTGCGTGGAAGCGGCCAGCGGCCGCCGCTGGCTGCTGGAGTTCCAGCTGCGCGGCGAGGAAGAGGCAGCCGAGCCGCAAGCGGAGGCGCCACCGCCCCGCTTTGCCGACGCGGTGGAGAAGATCGACCGCATCTTCGGTTCGCGCGTGCTGCACGTCGAAAGCAAGGAAGTGCGCCAGTTGCGCGGCCAGCTGGAACAGTTGCTGGGCAGCCGCGAACGCTGGCCGACAGCGCTGCTGCGGCACCTGTTCGATGCGCTGATGGCGCGCGCCAAAGGCCGCCGCCGCTCGCCCGAACATGAGCGCGTGTGGCTCAACCTGGCCGGCTGGTGCCTGCGCCCCGGCTTCGGCGCGCCGCTCGACGACTGGCGCATCGCCCAGCTGTGGGCCCTGTTCGACAGCGGCGCCCAGTACTTCAAGGATGGCCAGGTGCGCGCCGAATGGTGGACGCTGTGGCGCCGCGTGGCCGGCGGCCTGTCGACCGAGATGCAGCTGCGGCTGCTGGACGACTTCGCGTTCAACCTGCAGGCCAGCGCGGCGGAACGGGGGCGCCGCCCCGCCACGCTGGTCGACGGTGGCGAGGAAGACATGCTGCGGCTGGGCGCCTCGCTGGAGCGCATTCCCGCCGCCTACAAGGCCGAGATCGGCGACTGGATGGTGGGCACGATCGGCAAGCTGCCGGTCGCCGGCCCGAAGTTCGATGCCAAGGCGGCCGCCAGCTTTACCCGCTACCTGTGGGCGCTGGGCCGGGTCGGCGCGCGCAAGCCATTCCATGGCAGCGCGCACGAAGTGGCGCCGGTGGCATCGGTGGAAGCATGGCTGGGCGAGATCCTGAAGCTGGACTGGAAGAAGATCGAACCGGCCGGCTTCGCCGCCGCGCACCTGGCGCGCATGACCGGCGACCGGTCGCGCGACATCGCCCCGGCCCTGCGCGACGAAGTGCTGCGCCGGCTGACGGCCGTGGGCGCGCCGCCGACGTGGAGCACGATGGTGCGCGAGGTGGTGGAACTGGACCAGGCCACCGAGCAGCGCATGCTCGGCGACGCCCTGCCGCCGGGATTGAAGCTGATCAGCTGA
- the tssA gene encoding type VI secretion system protein TssA encodes MLDIPQLLVPISIAQVCGEDLSFSPEVDTIAHARRHDDPALDQGEWVEALKEADWPYVASHCETLIRSRSKDLRLAVWLAEAHAKTRHFRGLGDGYALLAGLCERFWDGLYPAAEEGDHEQRIGNLFWLLTRSPQLVREIPLAEDGGVSLGDFDAARQRAASAQEADEWGHRPVVAGPTVEELDARRRRNRAAFNTALLADAQYCLQTLQAFEEVVDQRLGGAGPSFTAAREALQHAVDFIGLLAAPAAPAATGEAATQPPRSPHADGTVSSRQQAIDQLQEVAEYFRRMEPHSPVAYLADKAAAWAAMPLHQWLRTVVKDPGQMAQLDELLGTASAAGN; translated from the coding sequence ATGCTCGACATCCCCCAACTGCTCGTGCCGATCAGCATTGCCCAGGTGTGCGGCGAAGACCTGAGCTTTTCGCCGGAGGTGGACACGATTGCCCACGCCCGCCGCCACGACGACCCCGCGCTCGACCAGGGCGAATGGGTCGAAGCGCTGAAGGAAGCGGACTGGCCGTACGTGGCCAGCCATTGCGAGACGCTGATCCGCTCGCGCAGCAAGGACTTGCGCCTCGCCGTCTGGCTCGCCGAAGCCCACGCGAAGACGCGCCATTTCCGTGGCCTCGGCGACGGCTACGCGCTGCTGGCCGGGCTGTGCGAACGATTCTGGGATGGCCTGTATCCAGCCGCCGAGGAGGGCGACCATGAGCAGCGCATCGGCAACCTGTTCTGGCTGCTCACAAGGTCGCCGCAACTGGTCAGGGAAATTCCGCTGGCCGAGGATGGCGGTGTGTCGCTGGGCGACTTCGACGCCGCGCGCCAGCGTGCCGCCAGTGCGCAGGAGGCGGATGAGTGGGGCCATCGCCCGGTGGTGGCCGGGCCCACGGTGGAAGAACTCGACGCCCGCCGGCGCCGCAATCGCGCCGCATTCAATACCGCGCTGCTGGCCGATGCGCAGTATTGCCTGCAAACGCTGCAGGCATTCGAAGAGGTGGTCGACCAGCGGCTCGGCGGCGCCGGCCCCAGCTTCACGGCCGCCCGCGAGGCGCTGCAGCACGCCGTCGATTTCATCGGCCTGCTGGCGGCGCCCGCCGCGCCGGCGGCCACCGGCGAAGCCGCCACGCAGCCGCCGCGCAGCCCGCACGCCGACGGCACGGTGTCCTCCCGGCAGCAGGCCATCGACCAACTGCAGGAAGTGGCCGAGTACTTCCGTCGCATGGAGCCGCACAGCCCGGTGGCTTATCTGGCCGACAAGGCCGCGGCCTGGGCGGCGATGCCATTACATCAATGGCTGCGCACCGTGGTCAAGGATCCCGGCCAGATGGCGCAGCTGGACGAGTTGCTGGGCACGGCTTCGGCGGCGGGGAACTGA
- a CDS encoding Hsp70 family protein: protein MSDENITPPGNTPRYAIGIDLGTTHSALSYVDLAGSDGEKTRQSVLGVPQLTAPGTVEDLPLLPSFLYLPHPDELPPGELALPWSAEGETSVAGEMARSRGATTPIRLVSSAKSWLCHPGVDRRAAILPNDAPEEVTRVSPLTASTRYLAHLRQAWNAAHPEAPFGEQAVTVTIPASFDPAARELTAEAARAAGYQAMTLLEEPQAALYSWIQGSEGRWRKEVKPGDIILVVDVGGGTSDFSLIAITERDGVLEPHRVAVGDHILLGGDNMDLALAHLVARKLAANGTQLDPWQLRALTYGCRAAKENLLADASAESWPIVVPSRGSKLIGGSIRTELTRDEVTTFITDGFFPKVEAAARPAVRTRAGLTQLGLPYAQDAAVTRHLAAFLGRQKGATADVPGFAERQNPDHSFLHPSAVLFNGGVFKSELLARRVMETINDWLYMEGAEPARMLGGADLDLAVARGAAYYSYVRRGAGVRIRGGTARSYYVAVESSMPAIPGMEPPIQALCVAPFGMEEGSELELPGQEFGLVVGEPVQFRFFGSSTRRQDQIGTVLDFWGPDELVELNEIQAELSPEGRQPGDVVQVRLHAHATEAGTLELLAVANDGQRWKVEFDVRGTADGQ from the coding sequence GTGAGCGACGAAAACATTACGCCTCCAGGCAACACCCCCCGTTATGCGATCGGTATCGACCTGGGCACCACGCACAGCGCGCTGTCGTATGTCGACCTGGCCGGCAGCGATGGCGAGAAGACCCGGCAGTCGGTGCTGGGCGTGCCCCAGTTGACGGCACCCGGCACGGTCGAGGACCTGCCGCTGCTGCCCTCGTTCCTGTACTTGCCGCACCCCGATGAACTGCCGCCCGGCGAGCTCGCGCTGCCGTGGAGCGCCGAAGGGGAAACCTCGGTGGCCGGCGAAATGGCGCGCAGCCGCGGCGCCACCACGCCGATCCGCCTGGTGTCCAGCGCGAAGAGCTGGCTGTGCCACCCGGGCGTGGACCGCCGCGCTGCCATCCTGCCGAACGACGCGCCGGAAGAAGTGACGCGCGTCTCGCCGCTGACGGCTTCCACGCGCTACCTGGCCCACCTGCGCCAGGCGTGGAATGCCGCGCATCCCGAAGCACCGTTCGGCGAACAGGCCGTGACGGTGACGATTCCCGCCTCGTTCGACCCGGCCGCCCGCGAACTGACCGCCGAGGCGGCCCGGGCCGCCGGCTACCAGGCCATGACCTTGCTGGAAGAACCGCAGGCCGCGCTGTACAGCTGGATCCAGGGCAGCGAAGGCCGCTGGCGCAAGGAAGTAAAACCCGGCGACATCATCCTCGTCGTCGACGTGGGTGGCGGCACCAGCGACTTCTCGCTGATCGCCATCACCGAGCGCGACGGCGTGCTGGAACCGCACCGCGTGGCCGTGGGCGACCATATCCTGCTGGGCGGCGACAACATGGACCTGGCGCTGGCGCACCTGGTGGCGCGCAAGCTGGCCGCCAACGGCACGCAGCTCGATCCGTGGCAATTGCGCGCGCTGACCTACGGCTGCCGCGCCGCCAAGGAAAACCTGCTGGCCGACGCCAGCGCGGAGAGCTGGCCGATCGTGGTACCGAGCCGCGGCTCGAAGCTGATCGGCGGTTCGATCCGCACCGAACTGACGCGCGACGAAGTCACCACCTTCATCACCGACGGCTTCTTCCCGAAAGTGGAAGCGGCCGCCCGCCCCGCCGTGCGCACCCGCGCCGGCCTGACGCAACTGGGCCTGCCGTATGCGCAGGATGCCGCGGTCACGCGCCACCTGGCCGCCTTCCTGGGCCGCCAGAAGGGTGCCACGGCCGACGTGCCGGGCTTTGCCGAGCGCCAGAACCCGGACCACTCGTTCCTGCACCCGAGCGCCGTGCTGTTCAACGGCGGCGTCTTCAAATCCGAACTGCTGGCCCGGCGCGTGATGGAGACCATCAACGACTGGCTGTACATGGAAGGCGCCGAACCGGCACGCATGCTGGGCGGCGCGGACCTGGACCTGGCCGTGGCGCGCGGCGCGGCGTACTACAGCTATGTGCGGCGCGGCGCCGGCGTGCGTATCCGCGGCGGCACGGCGCGTTCGTACTACGTGGCGGTGGAATCGTCGATGCCGGCCATTCCCGGCATGGAGCCGCCGATCCAGGCCCTGTGCGTGGCACCGTTCGGCATGGAAGAAGGCAGCGAGCTGGAATTGCCGGGGCAGGAATTCGGCCTCGTGGTGGGCGAGCCGGTGCAGTTCCGCTTCTTCGGTTCGTCCACCCGCCGGCAGGACCAGATCGGTACGGTGCTGGACTTCTGGGGTCCGGACGAGCTGGTCGAGCTGAACGAGATCCAGGCCGAACTGTCGCCGGAAGGCCGCCAGCCGGGCGACGTGGTGCAGGTGCGCCTGCATGCGCACGCCACGGAGGCGGGCACGCTGGAACTCCTGGCGGTGGCCAATGACGGCCAGCGCTGGAAGGTCGAATTCGACGTGCGCGGCACCGCCGACGGGCAATGA